A window from Catalinimonas alkaloidigena encodes these proteins:
- a CDS encoding superoxide dismutase, which produces MAFELPSLPYAYDALEPHIDAKTMEIHHTKHHGGYTTKLNGALEGTDGASKSIEDILKNISQYSGAVRNNGGGYYNHALFWPTLSPNGGGQPSGKLADAINAAFGSFDEFKKKFDDAAATRFGSGWAWLIVDGSGKLAVTSTANQDNPLMDIAETKGTPILGLDVWEHAYYLNYQNRRPDYISAFWNIVNWDQVTKNYEAAL; this is translated from the coding sequence ATGGCTTTTGAATTGCCCTCCCTCCCCTATGCGTACGATGCACTCGAACCCCACATCGACGCTAAAACCATGGAAATTCACCACACCAAGCACCACGGCGGCTACACCACGAAGCTGAACGGTGCGTTGGAAGGAACCGACGGTGCCTCGAAATCGATCGAAGACATCCTGAAAAATATTTCGCAGTACTCAGGTGCGGTGCGCAACAACGGCGGTGGCTACTACAACCACGCGTTGTTCTGGCCGACCCTTTCGCCCAACGGCGGAGGTCAGCCCAGCGGTAAACTCGCCGACGCCATCAACGCGGCCTTCGGCTCGTTCGACGAGTTCAAAAAGAAATTTGACGACGCCGCCGCTACCCGTTTCGGGTCCGGCTGGGCGTGGCTGATCGTGGACGGCAGCGGCAAACTGGCCGTGACGTCGACGGCGAACCAGGACAATCCGCTGATGGACATCGCCGAGACCAAAGGCACACCGATCCTGGGACTGGACGTGTGGGAACACGCCTATTACCTGAACTACCAGAACCGTCGCCCCGATTACATCAGCGCGTTCTGGAACATCGTTAACTGGGATCAGGTCACGAAGAACTACGAAGCCGCCCTTTAA
- a CDS encoding TerB family tellurite resistance protein has product MTDKEKLYETLGELMFAVAMADGMIQDAEMKTMHQILDRHPWASTIRWSFDYERAKQSSVEENYQKAIAVCHRHGPAPEYHEFIDVMQKIAEANGTVAPEEAHLIQSFSHDLTERFRRDLERFL; this is encoded by the coding sequence ATGACAGACAAAGAGAAATTATACGAGACCCTGGGCGAGTTGATGTTTGCGGTGGCCATGGCCGACGGTATGATTCAAGACGCCGAAATGAAGACCATGCACCAGATTCTCGACCGCCACCCCTGGGCTTCTACCATCCGATGGTCGTTCGACTACGAGCGGGCCAAACAGAGTTCGGTGGAAGAAAATTACCAGAAAGCGATTGCGGTGTGCCATCGTCACGGACCGGCACCAGAGTATCATGAGTTTATCGACGTGATGCAGAAAATTGCCGAAGCGAACGGCACGGTAGCCCCGGAAGAAGCGCACCTCATCCAGTCGTTTTCTCACGACCTGACCGAACGTTTTCGGAGAGACTTGGAGCGATTCCTCTAA
- a CDS encoding pirin family protein: MRSFKKIHDAEYRPIADLVTYSPLPTMSLEMIDPFLFLNHHGPQTYPSHNRGLPFGPHPHRGMETVTFILDGDIMHKDSGGHESVINAGGVQWMTAGKGLIHAEVSSDQFKKQGGPLEILQLWLNLPAKLKMVKPRYIGLQADQIPHIPLANGSITLNLVAGAWEGQVGAFDPTTELFLSTIDFKKLSELTLRVPTDHNVFFYVIRGKLLVNQQNVEACQLVEFENDAEEIHVQALDESILLFGHARPFNEPVVAQGPFVMNTEAEIMEAYQDYRQGKFGTWQ; encoded by the coding sequence ATGCGCAGTTTCAAAAAAATACACGACGCCGAATACCGGCCCATTGCCGATTTGGTCACCTACTCGCCCCTCCCGACCATGTCGCTGGAAATGATCGACCCTTTTCTGTTTCTGAACCACCACGGTCCGCAGACCTACCCGTCGCACAACCGGGGACTTCCGTTCGGACCGCACCCGCACCGGGGCATGGAAACCGTCACCTTCATCCTCGACGGAGACATCATGCACAAAGATTCCGGGGGCCACGAGAGTGTGATCAACGCTGGGGGCGTCCAGTGGATGACGGCCGGGAAAGGGCTGATCCACGCGGAAGTCTCGTCCGATCAGTTCAAAAAACAGGGCGGTCCGCTGGAGATTCTGCAACTGTGGTTGAACCTGCCGGCCAAGCTCAAAATGGTGAAGCCGCGCTACATTGGCCTGCAAGCCGACCAGATTCCCCACATTCCGCTGGCCAACGGAAGCATTACCCTGAACTTGGTCGCCGGGGCATGGGAAGGCCAGGTCGGCGCGTTCGATCCGACCACGGAGCTGTTCCTCAGCACCATCGATTTTAAGAAGCTTTCGGAACTTACGCTCCGGGTCCCGACCGACCACAACGTCTTTTTCTACGTGATCCGCGGGAAACTCCTGGTGAACCAGCAAAACGTAGAGGCCTGCCAGCTCGTCGAGTTCGAGAACGATGCGGAAGAAATCCACGTGCAGGCACTGGACGAAAGCATCCTCCTGTTCGGGCACGCCCGCCCCTTCAACGAACCCGTCGTCGCACAGGGACCCTTCGTGATGAACACGGAAGCGGAAATCATGGAAGCGTATCAGGACTACCGGCAGGGAAAATTCGGCACGTGGCAGTAG
- a CDS encoding GNAT family N-acetyltransferase, with protein MAFLLENDIIGLREAEPSELDWLMMWGEHPDNRPFVLPYDRPRWEQALHAPDELLVMIVQKATGQAVGFVLLAGLTNSHRALELRRVIIAEKGLGVGRQVIRLLKTYCFEILRFHRFWLDVYPFNERALHLYRTEGFQWEGTLRDSILRDGQYFSLHVFSMLATEYVL; from the coding sequence ATGGCCTTTTTGCTGGAGAATGACATCATCGGACTTCGTGAGGCGGAGCCGTCCGAGCTGGATTGGCTGATGATGTGGGGAGAGCACCCGGATAACCGACCGTTTGTGCTGCCCTACGACCGCCCCCGGTGGGAGCAGGCGCTGCATGCCCCCGATGAATTGCTGGTGATGATCGTGCAGAAGGCTACCGGACAGGCCGTAGGCTTCGTGTTGCTGGCAGGCCTTACCAATTCCCACCGCGCGTTGGAGTTGCGGCGCGTCATTATCGCGGAGAAAGGGCTGGGCGTGGGAAGGCAGGTGATTCGCCTCCTCAAAACCTACTGCTTCGAAATCCTCCGGTTTCACCGCTTCTGGCTCGACGTGTATCCGTTCAACGAGCGGGCACTCCACTTGTACCGCACCGAAGGTTTTCAGTGGGAAGGCACCCTGCGGGACAGCATCCTCCGGGACGGGCAGTATTTCTCACTGCACGTATTTTCGATGTTGGCGACGGAATATGTACTGTAA
- a CDS encoding SLC13 family permease yields MSLTLRRTFFLLLGPLLFVGVLLWLHPEGMTEEARAVLAVTAWIAVWWITEPVPIPATSLLPLVLFPLTEAVPKGSTASAYGDDIIFLFLGGFVLALAMEKWNLHRRIALTIVSAVGTQPRRVVLGFMLATGFLSCWISNTATAMMMTPIGLAVISQLKNYWGSGEEGSRFARALLLGIAYGASIGGLGTIIGTPGNAILAGMVQRFFRVEITFAQWLLFGMPLAALLLLFCWAYLVRVAFPLAQRGLAQAGQEIRREKAALGAMSPEERRVFWVFVGMAAAWISRTFLLAKLFPGINDTVIAIGGACVLFLIPAPSTKNAADPSTPSDRLLDWSDASALPWGILLLFGGGLAIADGFQQTGLADWLGTRLTVLEGIPFLLILLTVTLMVNFLTEITSNVATATMILPVMAALSQAIGVHPYGLMIGACVASSCAFMLPVATPPNAIVFASGHIRMQDMVRAGIWLNLASVLLIVALIYLLLPVVWNLDLLQYPNAFRSVQGGQ; encoded by the coding sequence ATGTCGCTTACGCTTCGCCGCACGTTTTTCCTGCTTCTCGGTCCGCTTTTATTTGTTGGAGTACTGCTGTGGCTGCATCCGGAAGGCATGACGGAAGAGGCGCGTGCCGTGCTGGCCGTCACGGCCTGGATTGCCGTCTGGTGGATTACCGAACCCGTCCCCATTCCCGCCACGTCGCTACTGCCGCTGGTGCTGTTTCCCCTGACCGAAGCGGTCCCGAAAGGATCGACGGCCTCGGCCTATGGCGACGACATCATCTTTCTCTTTCTGGGAGGATTTGTGCTGGCCCTGGCGATGGAAAAGTGGAACCTGCACCGGCGCATTGCCCTGACCATCGTGTCCGCGGTCGGCACGCAGCCCCGGCGGGTGGTGCTGGGCTTCATGCTGGCGACGGGCTTTCTGTCGTGCTGGATTTCGAATACGGCGACGGCCATGATGATGACGCCCATCGGGCTGGCGGTGATCAGTCAGTTGAAAAATTACTGGGGATCGGGCGAGGAGGGGAGCCGCTTTGCGCGAGCCTTGCTGCTGGGCATTGCCTACGGGGCTTCGATCGGCGGCCTGGGGACCATCATCGGAACGCCGGGCAACGCCATCCTGGCGGGCATGGTCCAGCGGTTCTTTCGGGTCGAAATCACCTTTGCCCAGTGGCTGCTGTTCGGCATGCCGCTGGCGGCGCTGCTGTTGCTGTTCTGTTGGGCGTACCTGGTGCGGGTGGCGTTTCCCCTGGCGCAGCGGGGATTGGCGCAGGCCGGACAGGAAATCCGACGTGAGAAAGCCGCCCTCGGGGCCATGTCGCCGGAAGAGCGGCGCGTCTTTTGGGTATTTGTGGGGATGGCGGCCGCCTGGATCAGCCGTACGTTTCTGCTCGCGAAGCTTTTTCCTGGCATTAACGATACCGTCATCGCCATCGGCGGGGCGTGTGTCCTGTTTCTGATTCCCGCGCCTTCCACGAAAAACGCTGCTGACCCGTCGACCCCTTCGGACCGGCTGCTGGACTGGAGCGATGCGTCCGCGCTGCCGTGGGGCATTCTGCTGCTGTTCGGCGGAGGACTGGCCATTGCCGACGGTTTTCAGCAAACCGGCCTGGCTGACTGGCTCGGCACCCGACTGACCGTTCTGGAAGGCATTCCGTTCCTGTTGATCCTGCTGACCGTCACCCTGATGGTCAACTTCCTGACCGAGATTACCTCCAACGTCGCTACCGCCACCATGATTCTGCCGGTGATGGCGGCGCTCTCGCAGGCCATCGGCGTACATCCTTACGGCCTGATGATCGGTGCGTGCGTGGCGTCGTCGTGTGCGTTCATGCTGCCGGTCGCCACGCCGCCCAACGCCATCGTGTTTGCTTCCGGCCACATCCGCATGCAGGACATGGTGCGCGCGGGCATCTGGCTAAACCTCGCTTCCGTGCTCCTCATCGTCGCCCTGATCTACCTGCTGTTGCCCGTCGTCTGGAACCTGGATTTACTACAGTATCCTAACGCCTTTCGGTCTGTGCAGGGGGGACAGTGA
- a CDS encoding TRAP transporter large permease, translated as MEIFVLVVSFVILLAIGVPVAFSIGVSTMLTLLVSIDSLPAFTTLAQRMATGLDSFALLAIPFFVLAGQLMNRGGIAARLIDFAKSLVGMFPGGLAYVNILACMLFGAISGSAAAAASAIGGFMNSRMVKEGYSPQFSAAVNVTSATTGLVIPPSNVLIVYSLASGGVSIAALFLAGYVPGILAGLFIMIVAGIWAYRKKFPVGDRFSLGYAARKFLEALPSLLLLVVVIGGIVAGIFTATEASAVAVLYTLVLSMLIYREVKVKDLPSILLETVSTTAIVMLLIGTSIGMSWAMSYENIPQSVTEVLLNVSDNKIVVLLIINLILLFVGIFMDMTPAVLIFTPIFLPVVQELGMNPVHFGIVMVLNLCIGLCTPPVGSVLFIGCSVANVSIDKVIKPLLPIFLAMIAALMLVTYIPEISLWLPQVFGF; from the coding sequence ATGGAAATTTTTGTGCTTGTTGTCAGTTTCGTCATTCTTCTGGCCATCGGTGTGCCCGTCGCGTTCAGCATCGGCGTTTCCACCATGCTCACGTTGCTGGTCAGCATCGATTCGCTGCCCGCTTTCACGACGTTGGCGCAGCGGATGGCGACCGGGCTGGACAGTTTTGCGCTGCTGGCGATTCCGTTTTTTGTCCTGGCGGGGCAACTGATGAACCGGGGGGGCATTGCGGCCCGCCTGATCGACTTTGCCAAGTCGCTGGTGGGCATGTTTCCGGGCGGGTTGGCCTACGTGAACATCCTGGCCTGTATGCTGTTCGGCGCCATTTCAGGTTCGGCAGCGGCGGCGGCCTCGGCCATCGGTGGCTTTATGAACAGCCGGATGGTGAAAGAAGGATATTCGCCGCAGTTCAGCGCGGCCGTCAACGTGACGTCGGCCACAACCGGACTGGTGATTCCGCCCAGCAACGTGCTGATCGTCTACTCGCTGGCAAGCGGCGGGGTGTCCATCGCGGCCCTGTTTCTGGCGGGGTATGTGCCCGGGATTCTGGCGGGGTTGTTCATTATGATCGTGGCGGGCATCTGGGCCTACCGCAAAAAATTCCCGGTGGGCGACCGCTTTTCTCTGGGTTACGCCGCGCGCAAATTCCTGGAAGCACTACCGAGTCTGCTGCTGTTGGTCGTGGTGATCGGCGGCATTGTGGCGGGCATCTTTACGGCGACCGAAGCCTCGGCCGTGGCGGTGCTCTACACGCTGGTGCTGTCGATGCTGATCTACCGTGAGGTGAAAGTGAAAGACCTGCCTTCCATTCTGCTGGAAACTGTCTCGACCACGGCCATCGTTATGCTGCTCATCGGCACGTCCATCGGCATGTCGTGGGCCATGTCGTACGAAAACATTCCGCAGAGTGTCACGGAGGTACTGCTCAACGTGAGCGATAACAAAATCGTCGTGCTGCTCATCATCAACCTGATTCTGCTCTTCGTCGGCATTTTCATGGACATGACGCCCGCCGTACTCATCTTCACGCCGATCTTTTTGCCCGTCGTGCAGGAACTGGGCATGAACCCCGTCCACTTCGGCATCGTGATGGTGCTGAACCTCTGCATCGGGCTGTGCACCCCGCCGGTGGGGTCGGTGCTGTTCATCGGGTGTAGCGTCGCGAACGTCAGCATCGACAAGGTCATCAAACCACTCTTGCCGATCTTCCTGGCCATGATCGCCGCCCTGATGCTGGTCACCTACATTCCGGAAATCAGCCTCTGGCTGCCGCAGGTTTTCGGCTTTTGA
- a CDS encoding NUDIX hydrolase yields the protein MTQEIDKIAYLYLKDGQILGTRSRGKAKFYIPGGKRDADETDEETLIREVQEELTVTLIPSTIDYVGTFTAQADGKPVGVMVKMTCYRAQYEGELAASNEIEELRWLTYADLDLVSHVDKKIFAYLKERGELL from the coding sequence ATGACACAAGAAATTGACAAAATCGCTTACCTCTACCTGAAGGACGGGCAAATTCTGGGCACGCGCTCCCGGGGAAAGGCGAAATTTTACATTCCCGGCGGCAAGCGTGATGCCGACGAGACGGACGAAGAAACGCTGATCCGCGAAGTGCAAGAGGAACTGACCGTTACCCTGATCCCGTCGACCATCGACTACGTGGGCACCTTCACCGCGCAGGCAGACGGAAAGCCGGTCGGTGTGATGGTGAAAATGACCTGTTACCGGGCGCAGTACGAAGGCGAGCTGGCCGCCAGCAACGAAATTGAAGAGTTGCGGTGGTTGACTTACGCCGACCTCGACCTGGTTTCGCACGTAGACAAAAAGATTTTCGCCTATCTGAAAGAGCGCGGCGAACTGCTCTGA